A single genomic interval of Romboutsia ilealis harbors:
- a CDS encoding heavy metal-binding domain-containing protein, whose amino-acid sequence MLILTIESVPGKKIKEVVGLVKGSTIRAKHIGKDIGAGFKQLVGGELTGYDEMLTEARKIAIARMVDDAKSQGANAIIGFRLTSAAVMQGAAEMLAYGTGVILEDE is encoded by the coding sequence ATGTTAATATTAACTATTGAAAGTGTACCAGGTAAAAAGATTAAAGAGGTAGTAGGATTAGTAAAGGGGAGTACTATAAGAGCAAAGCATATAGGAAAAGATATAGGAGCAGGATTTAAGCAATTAGTTGGTGGAGAGTTAACTGGATATGATGAAATGCTTACAGAAGCTAGAAAAATAGCTATAGCTAGAATGGTTGATGATGCAAAGAGTCAAGGAGCTAATGCTATTATAGGATTTAGATTGACTTCGGCTGCAGTTATGCAAGGTGCTGCTGAAATGTTAGCTTATGGTACAGGAGTTATATTAGAAGATGAGTAA